TGCGGAGGAAGCTGGAGCTCATAGAGTCCATCATCGGCCGAGGAGACCGCGGGATGCTGGACTACTTCCGGCCGCTGGAGGAGGGCGGTGGGGGTCTGGTGGGTTTAACTGCCGGTGAGTTTCTATCTGTCTACAGACtgctaaacactttaaaacaggcctgaaaacctttctttttacccaatgtttttaatgatcgACCTTTTTAAATGCTCTATCCTGTATTTATTtcgtttttgcatttaaaggactcactactttttatttgtgtattttatttgcattttactgtccctgcttttgaagctaatatttgtcttttatcccactgtagcactttgagattttattgtaaatgtaaagtgcgttataaataaaatgtgttattattattatcatctgtATGACATGCTAATATCAGGGACACAGATGATGGATAATCTGACGAGTAGAGTCTCGGATAACTTCGTTTTTATCCACGTTAGCACCAAACTTCATTAGAAAACTCAGAATAATTCGCTTTATTACTCATAGAGACATGTTTCTGATCGGTTTATCTGTTCAATATATGTTCTTGTGGTTAATATTAAATTCGGCATATTTCACAAATGCCAAAAAATTCAACAGCTTATGTAAAAGATGAAGAAACAAGTGATGAACCCACTTAAGCAGCAGGTTTCCCATCTGTGTTTTTGACCCAGAATGCACCTTACAGTCCGGACTGCGCTCCAATCAGCTAAAAGCCTCGAACCTCAGAGGACTTGGACGGGTTCCTGTGCCGGAGGCGACCACAGAGGTGAGAACAACATCTGTGGTCGCATCATCTCTGAATCAGAGTGGAAATGCTGCCGTTTTTCAGCCTCCCAAAACCAGAAGTCTTCACATTTCTATGAGCCATTATCACCGCGTTGATGCTAAGTTATTTTAGACCGTGAACACAAAGAAATTACCCGTCTTTGTCTGGATCTGCGAAGGTTTCCATAAAGTTTGAAATAAAGTAGAAACACTTGAACTCAACAGCTACTGCAGGCGACCATCAAGGTGACATGTTTCAGCCGTCTCTTGTTCAAGGACGCTGAGAAAAGCTGTGGCTCACCAGTTAGATGACTGGACCGTTTAACAGTcaagtttaaagggacagttcgcctcttttgacatgaagctgtatgacatcccatatcagcaacatcatttatgaacatcttcttaccccctgctgcgtcctgtgagcagagttccagcctcgttttggcattgatgaaggtagtccggctagttggctggggtttaaaaaataaagcgttttgcttctcaaaacaatatgcgttcaacagagtaatacatttgcatcacaaaatggttctccaggaaaaagtcagacctctcaatcgcttggcactactttctctcccttcgtatcactgcctgctgtgtagcccgtgcagaccgagcaccaaacaccgtaacaggcgcgggtTGGCAGGCGCCATTGAATGATTTTGTGagacaaatgtattactcttttgaacgcatattgttttgagaagcaagacgctttattttttaaaccccagccaactagccggactaccttcatcaacgccaaaacgaggctggaactctgctcacaggacgcagcagggggtaagaagatgttcagaaatgatgttgctgatatgggatgtcatacagcttcatgtcaaaagaggcgaactatccctttaaactgagAACGGAAACGGTTGCTCATGTGAACACAAACGGTATATTTCCAGCCCTATTCTGCTGGCATTATGACACAGTGATGCGGGACTGATCCGCCTTTTTTTTGACGTGTGAAAGAAGCTTCCTGCAGTTGACCTTAAAACACTTGAGTTTCACATTTAGTTTGAGAATGCCCAACATGGGTGACTTCTTTGTTTCATGGTCAGACttaaaaataaacttttgtTTCTTatatttagaatagaatagaaaaacactttattcatcccccaatggggaaaattcaaattaagctcaagtagctcaaaaaattattattatttacaatgattgtatattaacaacattaaaaatcataccaattctaataaaaatacttctactaactaataataataataataataataataaatgactaaataaaaaaattaatcaatcaatttgagtagaactcagcagtcactgttaaaaagccttctggctgtggggacaaaggacctcctgaacctctcagtcctgccaggatgctgtggagaggatgtttattattctcctaaacagaatacaatttcctcctcatccgttgctccaccacagcaacGTTTACCATTTATTTACCACATTTGCTACGAGAACTAAAAAATTGAGTGTTTAAAATGGGCTCTAACTGTCACATTTGGATTCTGTGCGTTGGAGCGCGAACGAGTTTGAAAACGGTCGTAAAGTGTTGCCTCGTGTTGATTCCTGTCAGGATCCTCTGGCTGCAGAGGAGGCGATCAGGATCGATCAGGACGTTGTTGTGATCAAAGAGGACGTGAAGGACGAACTCGACGCAGACGAGCTGCTTCTGAACGAGGACGGTAAGACGGGCAACAGGAAGACTTGCATTACAGTtgttcaacaacaacaaagaaaacgaTGGCAGCAGCTTTCACACCAACAGTCGCCTCATTTAGTTTAAATTCCCGGTTTAAATAAAACTCATTCGGAATTTACAGATCGCTGCTTTGGGTTTCGGACCGGGTCCTCCACAGCTGCACTGAAAGTTTCCAGAACACAGAAAGATGTCTCGGAGGGAATTCTGTCGGAAAACTTATTAAGAAAAACCCTGTAAGCCTCAATGTAACATATAGGGAAAATAGATTAGGGAAACGTGCCACTTTATTTCAGTCTGATGTGTTTGACTGTGATCAACAACAGGACAAAAAgtcatgggctgtgttccaaaccgcatacttctcctacttctcctactactcctactaactttttgagttagtatgcgagtttgagtaagcgagaagttcccggatgcatactagattctccgaaatgttgggtatgcatcatgaggttactactcatactcaaactacccaagatgcaacgtaacgtgacgtcgccgatcgtcatttcctgtcaaaacggcagtttcaagctagctacaacgagggtaggttcacttcctgttttcaaaacaaaagcaccaattgtatcgtaatggccttccctatgataaaaggcaacgggtattttattttgtgaaaataaccggaagtgcgttgctcactgcggctagctttagtagcgccgaattcgtgggaacaacattgtaaacagccggtattttgtcaggttttcaacacgttggggatctaaacgactactttctcacctgaaaatgtttcaaatgttgctaaagtttacagagtttagagcttaagggaaatcagcttcaggccggctgatttcggctcgggcaggagcgaaatgcattgtgggtaaacgctctgcatactgtctgatcgatgagtatgtagtatggaagtatgtagtatgcggtttcgaacacagccatgatgtcctggaaacatatgaagaaatgagggctggttCAGGACTTCTGCACGTTGCCGTTAGTTACATTCAAAGCTGGTCTGAACTTTGAACTCGccgttttttttgttatcaaaCTAAAACTGAGTTTGAGATTGTTTGCTGATGTTCGTGTCTTCAGAAACGGAGGCGGTGCTGTCAGAAGCAGCTGACGGTGAGGAGGGGCCCTCCGGGATGAAGACCTCCCCCTCGGCTGGCGTGTCGCGGGCCTGGGACCAGAACAGTAACAGGCTGTCAGAGTCCCACAGTGCGCCGGGGTCTCCGGCCCCCACGGGGGCCGCTGAAAGCAGCTCTCCAGACGCTGTTTTGGACTTGGTGTCAGAGTTGGACTGCGACGCTCCATCTGCGACCCAGACGAGCAAACAGTTCCTGCTCGGGTGCAGAGGAGGTCCGACCTCGCTGAACCGAGGCTCGGCCCGAGTCAACTCCGTCGCCTACGACGCAGAGCTGGATCTGAGCCCCTCTTGGACCAATCAGAGCGCGCCCAGTCTGGCGTCCGTCCACCATCAGTCGTACCTGAAACCGGACCAGCGGACAGCGCTTCTGGCCCTGCGTGGGTCCAGATTTGACCCTGTGAGCAGGTACTGCAGGGACGGGCGCTTCTCCTGCAGCTACTGCTGCAAATCCTTCACGTCCTCGCGCAGTCTGGAGACGCACATGCGCGTGCACACGGGCGAGCGGCCGTACAGCTGCGCGCAGTGCGGGAAGCGCTTCACGCAGTCGGGTCACCTGAAGACGCACCAGAGCGTCCACACCGGCGAGCGGCCGTTCGGCTGCGAGCACTGCGGGAAAAGATTCGCCGGGAAGCAGAACCTGCGGATCCACCAGCAGAAACACCACAGGGCCCAGTGGAACGCCGCCCCGCTTTAATCCGGCAGGAGGAGGAACCAGAACCTCACCGCTGGTACTAAACTGATCATTTGGGTCTTTTTCTTTCAagatccttgtttttttttgtacttctaTAACCGATCAATACCTCTGATTGATGAATTCAACCATATGAAGCGACGTGTTTGTTGATACTGAATCAGAGCGGTACCACAGCCTGACCCAATCCAGTTCATACACAAGTTTTAATGTGGTTCTATTGGGTTTGGGATCAGGCTGCCGGATTAAAACTCTTATAAGAAGCATGTGGATTATTCTTGATTTATCTGAATTGATCTTGATGGATCAATATTTGACTTCATACAGATTCACTGCTGGGAAATAAAATGTCATTCCATCATGGATAAGTCTGTTCTTTTACCTCTTAGATTGCAACAAAAAGGGTAAACAGCGATGAGAAATGGTCAAAATCTTGACTTGATGAgtcgaaataaaaaataagaccAAAGAATAAGTTTGGTATTTGGTCATTTTATATTGGTTAACATTGACAAACTGAGCAAAAAAACTGATCCAGCCCTCCTTATGAAAATGCTGCTTCAGCACGatcctgtttctcttttttattatattttccgTATGTTTTTAGGACTTTGACTCGTTCTGCATCCTTTAAGGAAATTTAACAGTTTATAAATCAAAACGTTCAGCTTGTTCTGGAGATTTATGCTATGACTTTTGGTATTCAtaactttaatatttttttaaaatgtcaagCTTTTTATACAAACTTTCCCATCATAGAAATGAATGTAAAAGGTTTAAACTCCTTCAAAAAGTTTCTACTCTTTGAAAcctaactacttcagcatactttcagctggAGACACAATTTAAACTTTAAATGATTCAcgagacattcagctattactgaatgatgcagctttttaaaatattctgccaatttttaaatatgacagtttaaaattGAGTACATTTTTTAGCaatttctttggacatttggaCTTTTCTCATTTAATTAGTCAAGAGACATTTTAGTCAGTTATGAGGAAAATATTTGCtcaaaacatctaaaaacatactgtatttacatttatgcAAGCACGTATTTCCtgttttcatgttaatatataaaaaaagaaatgacagaatatTTAATCGCTGCTTTGAATTTGTCTTTTCGTTAATTTACACATAAGTTTGTCATTCATAATTCATCTACACAGAAATTACttagtttattttattattacctCATTTGAAAGTAATTATTCCAACCATTTTTTTTCGGTTTTGATATCTTTCAGATTGAAttaaaactatatatatatatatatgtcgtTTAAAAAATTACATAATCGTCATtttgatatatttatttattttttcttttctatttatcTATCAGTTTAAAGTATTCAATCCTGTTttatatggaagtttttctgttccatcagtttgaatatgaatttctaatgttgaatttttacagcatcaaaatcagactttgaatttgaaaaacgaacagtgtaaaaaaaattaaaaatccatttctaaaaacaaaaatcagtgtaaaaaatgtcaacatctaaaaaaattcagtggaaaaatattcaacttcaaaattcaaaatttaatattaaaaattcatattcaaactctgatggcacagaaaaaaatCCACAGTTTTAGTAATAAActcttattttgaaatatgaatAGTGTTTCGGAAGTGAcgtcagatgaaaaaaaaaagaaccgttGGTTTTCTGAGTTAATTTACACCTAAGTTTGTAATTCGTAATTCACCTACACAGAAATTAAttagtttattttattattactttattttaaagTAATTATTCAATGCATTTTTTTCGGTTTTGATATCTTTCAGATTGAATTAAAACTAATTTAATATAACATAATATATGTCGTTTTAAAAATGACTTAATCGTCATTTTGatattatttatgtattttttatttactgtttATCTATcagtttaaattattaaatccgtttttagttgtttttctgccccttttccacaaaaataaactcttattttgaaatatgaagAGTGTTTCGGAAGTGACGtcagataaaagaaaaagaaccgtTGTTTTTCTGAGTTTCCGAGGCCGCTTCGGTCCATCAAAGGAGGGATTTCGGTTCGGTCTCGGTTCCTTTGGAGTAGCGGGATGTCGGCTTTAAGCAACGCGGCTCTCCACGAGCAGCTGTCCATCATCATGGGGGCGCTGACCAAAGCGGCGGTGCTGGAGATCTGCGAGGTGGTGGACGAAGGCTACGCCGTGCTGCAGCTGGAGATCTCCCGCAGCCACAAGGAGACCGAGGACCTGAAGAAGAAGCTGCAGCTCATCGAGTCTATCGTGgtccgcggcggcggcggcggcggcggcgggcaGGCGGCCGTGGCCGGGGCGGGGGTCACGGAAGTCGCGCAGACCGCCGAGAGAGCCCGGGAGTCGGAAACACCGCAGCAGCAGCGGGACGGTGACCGAGGAGGAGCCGCCGCTGCCGCCGGAGGAGACCGAGGAGGTGTCGGGGCTGATCGGGAGGAGGTAAGCACACCGCCGCCGGCCTCTGGTCATCCTCGCCACCGTTAAATAGTTAACCGTTTAGTTTCATATCAGTTAAATACAACTCAAAGCTGCAACTGAGACCGTTGTATTTAGAAACAACATCTAAACAATCAGTGAGTTTATCGATCCTCATCATCGGAAACTGAGTAATTACCATGGAGACCGTTTCTGATGAGGCCTGGATCATCAGTAGATGGATCatctgaaggtccagatgcatcccTCAGGTCTTTGCTTTCAGTTCAACTTTCCTGTATAACCAGAACAAGAACTGCCGAAGTTATACCTGTTGGACTCTTCCAGGGATGCACCCATGTCACCGATGATCACCAACAGGACGAAAAAGTCACGATGTCCTggaaatatatgaagaaatgagggctggttCAGGACTTCTGCATGTTGCCGTTAGTTACATGCAAAGCTGGTCTGAACTTTGAACTcgtcgtttttttttgttattaaattaaaactagggctgggcgagttaacccGTAATTATCGCGTCAACTCGttcattatttaacgccgataaatattttatcgcgcattagtgcaggttttattatttatttcattattgtaaaaggctttcattttgtagtagtctgttgctcacaggcttttattttgtaaaagtctgttgctcacaggcttttattttgtaaaagtctgtcgctcacaggcttttattttgtaaaagtctgtcgctcacaggcttttattttgtaaaagtctgtcgctcacaggcttttattttgtaaaagtctgttgctgtggaaccggaaaagaaagtaatcggcggatccaccaaacatggagaagggtacggaacttttccCGCTTGTGAGTTCGAGGTATAGTCGTTGAGAGTAGGCCACGTCGTTGGTGAACCTCAGGGTCGCATCTCTGCTTTTTGAGGATGAttctggttctgttggcttcttaaAGCCTAGACTTTCAGCTTCACTACGGCGGTCCACAGCTATTGCcacttttccaccgaacatttttgtaccggtacagctctacacggtcccactctaccttgattgggagcttttccaccgcgggttgaaggtgggacccgttacgatttttagcaccggctagtacctgcttcagaggttggtctagtcggtactagccgatactaaaacgtcacgtgatcagtgctgtccactgattggtcaggtgaaattacgtcatacacgtgagaagctcggggagctttaaataatcacccgccatgtatgaaaacacacctgcgagagcaacagagagtaAACAGAACTACGaatatggaagaccagagaaggaaagccaacccatggacagtgagcgaggtgcagGTATTGCCaaagtttcctttctttttcaagtGTATTTCGTCtcgcctcttcttctcttcgcctgaaaccgacgtcacgttagtggtgaacgggccgactccgcccacttccaggtcacgggttgggtggaaaaggaaatggtactggtgccgtgtcgtgtgGTGTCacgctatatcgaaccgagtagagtagggctagcttggcggtggaaaaggggcattaatGTGAAGCGGCCGGGATGAGAATCAGCTCCTCCAAACCTGAGGCCACGGTCCTCTTCCGGAAAAAGGTGGAAGGCTCTCAGATGTGTAGGTGCTTcatcagcagtaatgagggcgCTGCTATGGTCTGTTGTGGtgaaaaggaggcagaggaagaaggagaagaagacaatGGATGAGAGTCTTCATTTTCATTATCCCGAGAAACCAGAAGCACTTTGAGAGATGAAGGGACGATTAATCAGAGCTTCTATGAGAAGGCGGGTGTGACGGAGGCTCCGTGATCCCGTTAATATTTGAAGTTATTCCGGTTACAATCATTTCCTCCTTTTAAATAATCATCCCTTTAAAAGTTTTGTCCAATCAGGAATCAGAACACCCGCGACTTACTTTATCTGAGTTTTGACGTCTTTCACGATTGTTTTCGACATTTAATCCTTTTCACCTGATGTTGTTACTCTGCAGCTTCCAGATGTGGTGCTGATCAAAGACGAAGACTCTGACAGCGACAACACCGAAGAGGAAGGTGAGTGTCAGCAGCCAGAGCAGGTTTTCTCATAAATTTCTAActtttaactaaaaaaaagagGTTGCGGCTTTTCTAAAGAAATAATTTTGTTAtaatacatttttcaaaaagtgaaaacaaagaaattacCCGTCTTTGTCTGGATCTGCGAAGGTTTCTATAAAGTTTGAAATAAAGTAGAAACACTTGAACTCAACAGCTACTGCAGGCGACCATCAAGGCGACGTGTCAGCCGTCTCTTGTTCAAGGACGCTGAGAAAAGCTGTGGCTCACCAGTTAGATGACTGGACCGTTTAACAGtcaagtttaaagggatagttcgcctcttttgacatgaagctgtatgacatcccatatcagcaacatcatttatgaacatcttcttaccccctgctgcgtcctgtgagcagagttccagcctcgttttggtgttgatgaaggtagtccggctagttggctggggtttaaaaaataaagcgttttgcttctcaaaataatatgcgttcaaaagagtaatacatttgcatcacaaaatcgttctccaggaaaaagtcagacctgacaatcccttggccctattttctctctcttcgtatcactgcctgctgtgcagaccgaagtgcagaccgagcagcaaacaccgtaacagacgcggctgtcggcaggcggcagcaggcagtgatacga
The sequence above is drawn from the Odontesthes bonariensis isolate fOdoBon6 chromosome 14, fOdoBon6.hap1, whole genome shotgun sequence genome and encodes:
- the LOC142398195 gene encoding uncharacterized protein LOC142398195 produces the protein MTSYTAFHSQLTSIMEALSKAAVAEICELMAGSQAALQLEISRSHKENQALRRKLELIESIIGRGDRGMLDYFRPLEEGGGGLVGLTAECTLQSGLRSNQLKASNLRGLGRVPVPEATTEDPLAAEEAIRIDQDVVVIKEDVKDELDADELLLNEDETEAVLSEAADGEEGPSGMKTSPSAGVSRAWDQNSNRLSESHSAPGSPAPTGAAESSSPDAVLDLVSELDCDAPSATQTSKQFLLGCRGGPTSLNRGSARVNSVAYDAELDLSPSWTNQSAPSLASVHHQSYLKPDQRTALLALRGSRFDPVSRYCRDGRFSCSYCCKSFTSSRSLETHMRVHTGERPYSCAQCGKRFTQSGHLKTHQSVHTGERPFGCEHCGKRFAGKQNLRIHQQKHHRAQWNAAPL